Proteins from a genomic interval of Luteibacter pinisoli:
- a CDS encoding ATP-binding protein: MTLRQKLLLVALCTLALPVAGWLYVRQMETLLREGQAQALVASARALARSLVVVDAPLPPAGSTWYVQTANVPITVDGYADDWAPLSPWAQPLGSHAKVMFAEDDRWLYFTVDVRTSRRQRADAADRLAMSADHLILSIASNEDAQRYLLASAAPGATTAIALDPEAGVLPDRINAQWQEDGGGFRVELKLPRGLRLDRFGVGVHIAADGDPEPLSADTRPLLEFSPALSQELARLAPDGVRVRVLSPDAWLMAQTGRLTLPDTPASEQPGWFASLVYRSLLATRLAENSAWTEDAPKIDLPEVRAALAGKPATAWRAGEARSSVVLAAAMPITQRGQLHGVVLLEQPSRAVPLLANRALFGLLLTSFGVLLVAGGVLLLFATRLTFRLRRLRNAAERAQDNDGRLDGPFPLIDATDELGDLARSFARLFDVVGGYTDYLRTLASKLSHELQTPLAIVKSSLDNLDHAGLPPEAEPYLARARDGVARLGALVRAMSEASRMERAIAAAEAEDVNLVDVVRGCAEGYRGLAGDRSIEVELPDAPVTMHVSPELIAQALDKLFDNAVSFTPPGGWLRIALRPTSDGADVELANQGPPLPAAMQGRLFDSLVSLRDKATPGEAPHLGLGLYVVRLVAERHQGSASARNIEDGVAFTLHLKGLPRQRLA; this comes from the coding sequence GTGACCCTTCGGCAAAAACTCCTCCTCGTTGCCCTGTGCACGCTGGCGCTTCCCGTCGCCGGCTGGCTCTATGTGCGACAGATGGAAACCCTGCTGCGCGAAGGCCAGGCCCAGGCGCTGGTGGCGTCCGCACGCGCGCTCGCACGCAGCCTCGTCGTGGTCGATGCGCCGCTGCCGCCGGCAGGCAGCACCTGGTACGTGCAGACCGCCAACGTGCCGATCACGGTGGACGGTTACGCCGACGACTGGGCGCCGCTCAGCCCGTGGGCCCAGCCGCTCGGCAGCCACGCCAAGGTGATGTTCGCCGAGGACGATCGCTGGCTGTATTTCACCGTGGATGTGCGCACCTCGCGTCGGCAGCGCGCCGACGCCGCCGATCGCCTGGCGATGAGCGCGGACCACCTGATCCTTTCCATCGCCAGCAACGAAGACGCGCAGCGGTACCTGCTGGCCAGCGCCGCGCCGGGTGCCACCACCGCCATCGCGCTGGACCCGGAAGCCGGCGTCTTGCCCGACCGCATCAACGCGCAGTGGCAGGAAGACGGCGGTGGTTTCCGCGTGGAGCTGAAGCTGCCGCGTGGCCTGCGCCTGGATCGTTTCGGCGTGGGCGTGCATATCGCCGCCGATGGCGATCCCGAACCGCTTAGCGCCGACACGCGTCCGCTGCTCGAATTCTCGCCCGCGCTGTCGCAGGAGCTGGCCCGGCTGGCGCCCGATGGCGTGCGTGTACGCGTTCTCTCGCCCGATGCCTGGCTGATGGCGCAGACCGGTCGCCTCACGCTGCCCGACACGCCGGCCAGCGAACAGCCCGGCTGGTTTGCCTCGCTGGTGTATCGCTCCCTGCTCGCCACGCGACTGGCCGAAAACAGTGCGTGGACGGAAGACGCGCCGAAGATCGATCTGCCCGAAGTGCGTGCGGCGCTGGCCGGCAAGCCGGCAACGGCATGGCGCGCGGGTGAAGCGCGCAGCAGTGTCGTCCTCGCCGCGGCCATGCCGATCACCCAGCGTGGCCAGTTGCACGGCGTGGTGCTGCTCGAACAGCCCAGCCGCGCGGTGCCGCTGCTGGCCAATCGCGCGCTGTTCGGCCTGCTGCTCACCAGCTTCGGCGTGCTCCTCGTGGCCGGTGGCGTGCTGCTGCTGTTCGCCACGCGGCTCACCTTCCGCCTGCGTCGCCTGCGCAACGCCGCCGAGCGCGCGCAGGACAACGACGGCCGCCTTGATGGCCCGTTCCCGCTGATCGATGCCACCGACGAACTCGGTGACCTCGCCCGCAGCTTCGCGCGCCTGTTCGACGTGGTCGGCGGATACACGGATTACCTACGTACGCTGGCCTCGAAACTCTCGCACGAACTGCAGACCCCGCTCGCCATCGTCAAATCCTCGCTGGATAACCTCGACCATGCCGGCCTCCCGCCCGAAGCCGAGCCGTACCTCGCGCGTGCCCGCGACGGCGTCGCCCGCCTCGGTGCGCTGGTGCGTGCGATGAGCGAAGCCAGCCGCATGGAACGGGCGATTGCTGCGGCGGAAGCCGAAGACGTGAACCTCGTCGATGTCGTCCGCGGTTGCGCCGAAGGCTATCGCGGCCTCGCCGGCGATCGCAGCATCGAGGTCGAACTGCCCGACGCGCCGGTGACGATGCACGTCTCGCCCGAGCTCATCGCGCAGGCGCTCGACAAACTCTTCGACAATGCCGTGTCGTTCACACCGCCCGGCGGGTGGCTGCGCATCGCCCTGCGCCCCACGTCCGACGGCGCCGACGTCGAACTCGCGAATCAAGGCCCGCCACTCCCCGCCGCCATGCAAGGCCGCCTGTTCGACTCCCTCGTCAGCCTGCGCGACAAAGCCACGCCCGGCGAAGCACCGCATCTCGGCCTCGGCCTCTACGTCGTCCGCCTCGTCGCCGAACGGCACCAGGGCAGCGCGAGTGCGCGGAACATCGAGGATGGCGTGGCATTCACCCTGCACCTGAAAGGCCTGCCCCGACAGCGGCTGGCCTGA
- the pdsR gene encoding proteobacterial dedicated sortase system response regulator, producing the protein MGRSIAIVEDEPLIRANYVEALNRFGYEARGYGSRAEASTAFAMRLPELVIIDIGLGDEPEGGFDLCRELRAKSATLPLIFLTARDSDFDVISGLRLGADDYLSKDTSLHQLAARIAALFRRIESLKKPTATENVITHGPLVLESERMRITWNGTEIPLTVTEFWMVHTLVRFPGHVKNRDQLMREAELVVDDATITSHIKRIRKKFIALAPEFDAIETVHGVGYRWTP; encoded by the coding sequence ATGGGCCGCAGCATTGCCATTGTCGAAGACGAACCCCTCATCCGCGCCAACTACGTCGAGGCGCTGAACCGCTTCGGCTACGAGGCCCGCGGCTATGGCTCGCGCGCCGAGGCATCCACGGCCTTCGCCATGCGCCTGCCGGAGCTGGTCATCATCGACATCGGCCTGGGTGACGAGCCGGAAGGCGGCTTCGACCTCTGCCGCGAACTGCGCGCGAAGTCGGCCACGCTGCCGCTCATCTTCCTCACCGCCCGCGATTCGGATTTCGACGTCATCAGCGGCCTGCGCCTGGGCGCCGACGACTACCTGTCGAAGGACACCAGCCTGCACCAGCTGGCCGCGCGCATCGCCGCGCTGTTCCGCCGCATCGAATCGCTGAAGAAGCCCACCGCCACCGAGAACGTGATCACCCACGGCCCGCTGGTGCTGGAGAGTGAGCGCATGCGCATCACCTGGAACGGCACCGAGATCCCGCTCACCGTCACCGAATTCTGGATGGTGCACACGCTGGTGCGTTTCCCCGGCCACGTGAAAAACCGCGACCAGCTGATGCGCGAAGCCGAGCTCGTCGTCGACGATGCCACCATCACTTCGCACATCAAGCGCATCCGCAAGAAGTTCATCGCGCTGGCGCCGGAGTTCGATGCCATCGAAACCGTGCATGGCGTCGGCTATCGCTGGACGCCGTGA
- a CDS encoding SEL1-like repeat protein, with translation MKGLLTASMIAAVVLLGGCHRATRPQPLPGQELVVSNLLYGCPYGLERFLPGDYYFCEAGSHFWAGRYSMSRDSLESASRWGSKAAQYALGVMYFNGDHVAANQPLGVAWLAIAAERHAPEYEQTFVSAYQRLTPEQRAQADAYWRDMTPIYADKVAAARADKRFNRAYRDLETAVAFGGGVYINGITMGVVSGLTITQRMKNERDMFFAGYDTHVWVGDAELVPLGQLPSIKKTEPAATPPLPSSN, from the coding sequence ATGAAGGGATTACTCACGGCGTCGATGATCGCCGCGGTCGTGCTGCTTGGCGGATGTCACCGGGCCACCCGGCCCCAGCCCTTGCCGGGGCAGGAACTCGTCGTATCCAACCTGCTCTATGGCTGCCCCTATGGCCTCGAGCGCTTCCTCCCCGGCGATTATTATTTCTGCGAGGCCGGCTCGCACTTCTGGGCGGGCCGCTACAGCATGTCTCGCGACAGCCTGGAATCGGCCTCACGCTGGGGCAGCAAGGCGGCGCAATACGCGTTGGGCGTGATGTATTTCAACGGTGACCACGTGGCCGCCAACCAGCCGCTTGGCGTGGCCTGGCTGGCTATCGCGGCCGAACGGCACGCGCCGGAATACGAACAGACCTTCGTGTCGGCTTACCAGCGGCTCACGCCCGAGCAGCGCGCGCAGGCGGATGCGTACTGGCGCGACATGACGCCCATCTATGCCGACAAGGTCGCTGCCGCCCGTGCCGACAAGCGCTTCAACCGCGCCTACCGCGACCTGGAAACGGCCGTGGCCTTCGGCGGTGGCGTGTACATCAACGGCATCACCATGGGTGTCGTCTCGGGCCTCACCATCACCCAGCGGATGAAGAACGAGCGCGACATGTTCTTCGCCGGCTACGACACCCACGTGTGGGTGGGCGATGCCGAGCTGGTACCGCTGGGCCAGCTGCCGTCGATAAAGAAGACCGAGCCCGCAGCCACACCGCCGCTGCCCAGCTCCAACTGA
- the rpe gene encoding ribulose-phosphate 3-epimerase → MAKQSPVIAPSILSADFARLGDDTRKVLDAGAQWVHFDVMDNHYVPNLTIGPMVLKALRDYGITEHIDVHLMVKPVDRIVPDFAKAGARSISFHPEASEHVDRTIQLIQGEGCEAGLVFNPATPLNWLDYVLDKIDMVLIMSVNPGFGGQKFIPSALDKIRHVRERIDASGRKIRLEVDGGVTPDNIGQISAAGADTFVAGSAIFNAPDYADVIRRMHAAIDKG, encoded by the coding sequence ATGGCCAAGCAGTCCCCCGTCATCGCCCCGTCCATTCTCTCCGCCGACTTCGCCCGCCTGGGTGACGACACGCGCAAGGTGCTAGACGCCGGTGCCCAGTGGGTGCACTTCGACGTGATGGACAACCATTACGTGCCGAACCTCACCATCGGCCCGATGGTGCTGAAGGCGCTGCGCGATTACGGCATCACCGAACACATCGACGTGCACCTGATGGTGAAGCCGGTGGACCGCATCGTCCCGGATTTCGCCAAGGCCGGCGCACGCAGCATCAGCTTCCACCCGGAAGCGTCCGAGCACGTGGACCGCACCATCCAGCTGATCCAGGGCGAAGGCTGCGAAGCCGGCCTGGTGTTCAACCCGGCCACGCCGCTCAACTGGCTGGACTACGTGCTCGACAAGATCGACATGGTGCTGATCATGTCGGTGAACCCGGGTTTTGGCGGGCAGAAGTTCATCCCCTCGGCGCTGGACAAGATTCGCCACGTGCGCGAACGCATCGACGCCAGCGGCCGCAAGATCCGCCTGGAAGTGGATGGCGGCGTCACCCCCGACAACATCGGCCAGATCTCCGCCGCGGGCGCCGACACCTTCGTCGCCGGCTCGGCCATCTTCAATGCGCCGGACTACGCGGACGTCATCCGCCGGATGCACGCGGCGATCGACAAGGGCTAA
- the djlA gene encoding co-chaperone DjlA, producing the protein MNFTGTLIGAVLGMWLTHNMLGALIGGALGFMFDASRQQQQRRRAPVQGGYVAPLFALIGAVAKADGRVSEAEIAIAERLMARMGLDQDDRRRAIDAFNEGKQPEYNASEVIDELRQWVGHRRDHAFPVIDVIIETVLAEGASPSPEKMALLRQLAFALRVSDMELMALMAMKGYAWNGGAGANRGYGGGHGGGGYVPPQRNAQGPDPYTVLGIQRDADERAIKRAYRKLISEHHPDRLGDLPEDMRRRAESRASEINAAYERVKSERGFK; encoded by the coding sequence ATGAATTTCACCGGCACACTTATCGGCGCTGTCCTGGGCATGTGGCTTACCCACAACATGCTCGGTGCCCTCATCGGCGGCGCCCTCGGTTTCATGTTCGACGCCAGCCGCCAGCAACAGCAGCGCCGCCGTGCGCCCGTCCAGGGCGGCTACGTGGCCCCGCTGTTTGCCCTGATCGGCGCGGTGGCCAAGGCCGACGGGCGGGTGTCCGAGGCGGAAATCGCCATCGCCGAGCGCCTGATGGCGCGCATGGGCCTGGACCAGGACGACCGTCGCCGGGCCATCGATGCCTTCAACGAAGGCAAGCAGCCCGAATACAACGCCAGCGAAGTGATCGACGAGCTGCGCCAGTGGGTGGGCCACCGTCGTGACCATGCCTTCCCGGTCATCGACGTCATCATCGAGACGGTACTGGCCGAAGGCGCCTCGCCCTCGCCGGAGAAGATGGCCCTCCTCCGCCAGCTGGCCTTTGCCCTGCGCGTGAGCGACATGGAGCTCATGGCGCTGATGGCCATGAAGGGCTACGCCTGGAACGGTGGTGCCGGCGCCAACCGCGGCTACGGTGGTGGCCACGGTGGTGGCGGCTACGTGCCCCCGCAGCGCAACGCCCAGGGCCCGGACCCGTACACGGTGCTCGGCATTCAGCGCGACGCCGACGAGCGCGCGATCAAGCGCGCCTACCGCAAGCTGATTTCCGAGCACCACCCGGACCGCCTGGGCGACCTCCCCGAAGACATGCGCCGCCGCGCGGAATCGCGCGCCAGCGAGATCAACGCCGCCTACGAGCGCGTCAAGTCGGAGCGTGGCTTCAAGTAA
- a CDS encoding c-type cytochrome — MRKLTTAALALALSAPVLAAPPAKPARLGMCAACHGENGVATTNADAPHLAGQKAVYLRAALHQYRDGHRDHPVMRAMAGPLSDADIDQLAQWYAAQTPSKGAP, encoded by the coding sequence ATGCGCAAACTGACGACCGCGGCACTCGCCCTGGCCTTATCCGCCCCTGTACTCGCTGCCCCGCCCGCGAAACCGGCGCGGTTGGGCATGTGCGCGGCGTGCCATGGCGAAAATGGCGTGGCGACGACGAATGCCGATGCCCCCCACCTGGCCGGGCAGAAGGCGGTTTACCTGCGCGCAGCGTTGCACCAATACCGCGATGGCCACCGGGACCACCCCGTGATGCGCGCCATGGCCGGCCCTCTTTCCGATGCGGATATCGACCAGCTCGCCCAGTGGTACGCCGCCCAGACCCCCTCCAAGGGCGCTCCATGA
- a CDS encoding phosphoribosylaminoimidazolesuccinocarboxamide synthase — MPTTLSQSDLPGLELIHRGKVRDVYALPGNRLLMVATDRLSAFDSVLPDPIPGKGEMLCQISNFWFEKTAHLIPNHLTGDDVASVLPPGVDVALYAKRAVVTKRLKPVPVEAIARGYIIGSGWKDYQATGAICGITLPAGLQQAQQLPEPIFTPSTKAAVGDHDENVSFDAVVAAVGEDMANAVRDATLKIYKFAAEYAATRGIIIADTKFEFGTDEDGKLYIMDEMLTPDSSRFWPAESYKVGISPPSYDKQFVRDYLLDIGWNKEPPAPSVPASVIEGTAAKYAEALDKLAGIRLD, encoded by the coding sequence GTGCCCACCACCCTGAGCCAATCCGACCTGCCCGGCCTGGAACTGATCCACCGCGGCAAGGTCCGCGATGTCTACGCCCTGCCCGGCAACCGCCTGCTCATGGTGGCCACCGACCGCCTCTCCGCGTTCGATTCGGTGCTGCCGGACCCGATCCCCGGCAAGGGCGAGATGCTCTGCCAGATCTCGAACTTCTGGTTTGAGAAAACCGCCCACCTGATCCCGAACCACCTCACCGGTGACGACGTGGCCTCGGTGCTGCCCCCGGGCGTGGACGTGGCCCTGTACGCGAAGCGTGCCGTGGTGACGAAGCGGCTGAAGCCGGTACCGGTGGAAGCCATCGCCCGCGGTTACATCATTGGCTCGGGCTGGAAGGACTACCAGGCCACAGGCGCCATCTGCGGCATCACCCTGCCGGCGGGCCTGCAGCAGGCGCAGCAGCTGCCGGAACCGATCTTCACCCCGTCGACCAAGGCCGCCGTGGGCGACCACGACGAGAACGTGAGCTTCGATGCCGTGGTGGCCGCGGTGGGCGAAGACATGGCCAACGCCGTGCGCGATGCCACCCTGAAGATCTACAAGTTCGCCGCCGAATACGCCGCTACCCGCGGCATCATCATCGCCGACACCAAGTTCGAGTTCGGTACGGATGAAGACGGCAAGCTGTACATCATGGACGAGATGCTGACCCCGGATTCCTCGCGCTTCTGGCCGGCGGAGTCCTACAAAGTCGGCATCAGCCCGCCCAGCTACGACAAGCAGTTCGTCCGCGATTACCTGCTGGACATCGGCTGGAACAAGGAGCCGCCGGCACCGAGCGTGCCCGCCAGCGTGATCGAAGGCACCGCCGCGAAGTATGCTGAGGCCCTCGACAAGCTCGCCGGCATCCGCCTGGACTGA
- a CDS encoding DUF962 domain-containing protein — translation MRDAATWFGNYSQDHQNPTNRLIHWVCVPAITWTVIAFVWLIPVPPGLGKPGLWAVLAMFLAFLFYYYRLSRVIGLAMAGAFISLGFLTDFLYYALGPSGLAWTAAVVFVAAWIGQFIGHKIEGRRPSFFTDLQYLLIGPAWLMSKALRRAGKDY, via the coding sequence ATGCGCGACGCGGCTACCTGGTTCGGCAATTACAGCCAGGACCACCAGAACCCGACCAACCGGCTGATCCACTGGGTCTGCGTGCCGGCGATCACCTGGACGGTGATCGCCTTCGTCTGGCTGATCCCCGTCCCGCCCGGCCTCGGCAAGCCGGGCCTGTGGGCGGTGCTGGCGATGTTCCTGGCGTTCCTCTTCTACTACTACCGGCTGTCGCGGGTGATCGGGCTGGCCATGGCCGGCGCGTTCATCTCGCTGGGCTTCCTCACCGATTTCCTCTACTACGCCCTCGGCCCCTCCGGCCTGGCCTGGACGGCCGCCGTGGTGTTCGTGGCGGCGTGGATCGGCCAGTTCATCGGCCACAAGATCGAGGGCCGCCGGCCGTCGTTCTTCACCGACCTGCAATACCTCCTGATCGGCCCGGCGTGGCTGATGAGCAAGGCGTTGCGCCGCGCGGGCAAGGATTACTGA
- a CDS encoding DUF2061 domain-containing protein, translating into MARKIKYAATHFSIAFSMSYAVNQNVAISALVGVAEPLAFAFGRSVIGETRTGLAVAPAA; encoded by the coding sequence ATGGCCCGCAAGATCAAGTACGCGGCGACGCATTTCAGCATCGCCTTTTCCATGAGTTACGCGGTGAACCAGAACGTGGCGATCAGCGCCCTCGTGGGCGTGGCCGAGCCGCTGGCCTTCGCGTTTGGCCGTTCGGTGATCGGTGAGACCCGTACCGGCCTAGCGGTGGCTCCCGCCGCCTGA
- a CDS encoding beta-agarase, with product MKTLTCLLLTGCTLGAHATEINLAHPTPAVRITPTAATLDPTVRKAADGSDLVAVTYTPSPSPALVLAPGQGTWAWPANGTLRLRVQNGMPWPVTLIVDVASGEKHLKATVGLPPGPPQTLSVPLTATSPRAFGMQVGPPMPFDDGKTKRLVALSTDGAIDAAKVTSVTLSMPQPGAAQTVLMGTLEAVPGDADLRAAYTGIVDQYGQYRRATWPEKITSDEALRQRTSSPAAPASTAGLDRFGGRTDLPTMHASGFFRVQKQGDRWWLVTPEGHAFFSLGVNAVNHTDGRTYVQGREFMFTAAPAAGSPFTGSSDSRSDNGSQRDNGMNHGLWWDVYSNNLARTLGNDVEAGWRKRTLDRLKAWRFNTLGNWSDPAFAGDKRIAYTVPVLIKGDFNTVSTGYDYWGRMPDPFDPRFAKAAQQAVANATKGKVDDPWLLGYFADNELAWAGQGPQGRWALSTGSLAQGPQSPAKQAFVAYLKKAHGDAAAFAKAWGLAITTWDQLNAEGFKAPDPSEAHPAIAADYIAFGKLYAEQYFRTVAETLKKADPHHLFLGGRLAIRTPEAEEMSAKYTDVTSINTYTDLPEHGFDVAEFKRWDKPVLLTEFHFGSSDRGPFGNGVAAVASEDERGKAYARFVDAAAASGVVVGTHWFQYVDQPVTGRVLDGENAHIGLVGITDIPFEGFTHAVTVTNGRVGGGAGASGGGSHR from the coding sequence ATGAAGACGTTGACCTGCCTTCTGCTCACCGGGTGCACCCTCGGCGCCCACGCGACCGAGATCAACCTCGCGCATCCCACGCCCGCCGTGCGCATCACGCCCACCGCCGCGACGCTTGATCCGACGGTGCGCAAGGCCGCCGACGGTAGCGACCTGGTGGCCGTGACCTACACGCCATCGCCGTCCCCCGCATTGGTGCTGGCGCCGGGGCAGGGCACTTGGGCATGGCCCGCCAACGGCACGCTTCGCCTGCGCGTGCAGAACGGCATGCCGTGGCCTGTCACGCTGATCGTGGATGTCGCCTCCGGCGAGAAGCACCTGAAGGCGACGGTGGGATTGCCGCCCGGCCCGCCGCAGACGCTGTCGGTGCCGCTCACGGCGACATCGCCGCGCGCGTTCGGCATGCAGGTGGGCCCGCCGATGCCCTTTGATGACGGCAAGACCAAACGCCTCGTCGCGCTGTCGACCGACGGGGCCATCGATGCGGCGAAGGTCACCTCGGTCACGCTCTCCATGCCGCAACCGGGCGCCGCGCAAACGGTGCTGATGGGCACGCTGGAGGCGGTGCCGGGCGATGCGGATCTGCGCGCGGCTTACACGGGCATCGTCGACCAATACGGGCAATACAGGCGCGCGACATGGCCCGAGAAAATCACCAGCGACGAGGCCCTGCGGCAACGGACGAGCTCGCCGGCGGCGCCGGCAAGCACGGCCGGCCTCGACCGCTTCGGCGGCCGCACCGACCTGCCGACGATGCACGCCTCCGGTTTCTTCCGCGTGCAGAAGCAGGGCGACCGCTGGTGGCTGGTCACGCCGGAAGGCCACGCCTTCTTCTCGCTCGGCGTCAACGCGGTGAACCACACCGATGGCCGCACGTATGTGCAGGGCCGCGAGTTCATGTTCACGGCCGCGCCGGCGGCGGGCAGCCCGTTCACCGGCAGCAGTGACAGCCGCAGCGACAACGGCTCGCAGCGCGACAACGGCATGAACCACGGCCTGTGGTGGGACGTGTACAGCAACAACCTCGCGCGTACGCTGGGCAACGACGTCGAAGCGGGCTGGCGCAAGCGCACGCTGGATCGACTGAAGGCCTGGCGTTTCAACACGCTCGGCAACTGGAGCGATCCGGCGTTCGCTGGCGACAAGCGCATCGCCTACACGGTGCCGGTGCTGATCAAGGGCGACTTCAACACGGTGAGCACCGGCTACGACTACTGGGGCCGCATGCCGGATCCGTTCGATCCGCGCTTCGCCAAGGCCGCGCAACAGGCGGTGGCCAACGCGACGAAGGGCAAGGTCGATGATCCCTGGCTGCTCGGCTACTTCGCCGACAACGAACTGGCGTGGGCAGGGCAGGGCCCGCAAGGCCGCTGGGCGCTATCCACCGGCAGCCTGGCGCAGGGCCCGCAGAGCCCGGCGAAGCAGGCCTTCGTTGCGTATCTGAAAAAGGCCCACGGCGATGCGGCCGCCTTCGCGAAAGCGTGGGGCCTGGCCATCACCACCTGGGATCAGCTCAATGCGGAAGGCTTCAAGGCACCGGACCCGAGCGAAGCACACCCCGCCATCGCCGCGGACTACATCGCCTTCGGCAAGCTTTACGCCGAGCAGTATTTCCGCACGGTGGCCGAGACGCTGAAGAAAGCCGACCCGCACCATCTCTTCCTCGGCGGTCGCCTCGCGATCCGCACGCCGGAAGCGGAAGAAATGAGCGCGAAGTACACCGACGTCACCAGCATCAACACCTACACCGACCTGCCCGAGCACGGCTTCGACGTGGCGGAGTTCAAGCGCTGGGATAAGCCCGTCCTGCTGACGGAATTTCACTTCGGCTCAAGCGATCGCGGGCCATTCGGCAACGGCGTGGCGGCGGTGGCCAGCGAAGACGAGCGCGGCAAGGCCTACGCGCGCTTTGTCGACGCCGCGGCGGCGTCGGGCGTCGTGGTGGGCACGCATTGGTTCCAGTATGTCGACCAGCCCGTCACCGGCCGCGTCCTCGATGGCGAGAACGCGCACATCGGCCTGGTCGGCATCACCGACATTCCCTTCGAGGGATTCACCCACGCCGTGACGGTCACGAACGGGCGGGTCGGCGGTGGCGCAGGGGCCTCAGGCGGCGGGAGCCACCGCTAG
- a CDS encoding APC family permease, with protein MPAPQPAHYLRRLGTWDAAMIVIGGVIGAGIFRTPAAVAKSTSSGTEVIILWALGGLLTLAGVLCYAELGARRPQAGGTYVYLREAFGQLPAFLFGWTMALINYPGSVAAVATTFADYATRAVGLPHEWVKPVAVSAISFIVLVNLFGIRAGAWVQNIFTVLKLGAVAMLIAVGLYLARGHLGLAFAADPTHDVPTSMVIGALLPAMFAYGGFHYLNDLAGEVRDPQRTLPRALGLGMASVVVCYVLINIAYMAGLGHAGLAASTAPAADLMRRVFGESGATVIAVGIACSTFGYCSIAIAGGARVLQVMSADGMFFRPIARIDAKSGAPRVALMVLGAWAIALILSGSFEALVDYTTVGEWLSHAFGIATIFWYRNKLKSEPSPYLVPGYPWVPLIFTTTVLCVIVATAITQPQNAGMSLLIIALGVPVYYLWRKRLNR; from the coding sequence ATGCCCGCACCCCAGCCAGCCCACTACCTCCGTCGCCTAGGCACATGGGATGCCGCGATGATCGTCATCGGCGGTGTCATCGGCGCGGGTATCTTCCGCACGCCGGCCGCCGTCGCCAAAAGCACCAGTTCCGGGACGGAGGTCATCATCCTCTGGGCCCTGGGTGGCCTGCTGACCCTGGCCGGGGTGCTCTGTTACGCCGAACTCGGCGCGCGGCGCCCACAGGCCGGCGGCACCTACGTCTACCTGCGCGAGGCCTTTGGCCAGCTGCCGGCGTTCCTGTTCGGCTGGACGATGGCGCTGATCAACTACCCGGGCAGTGTCGCCGCCGTGGCGACCACCTTTGCCGACTACGCCACGCGGGCCGTCGGCCTGCCGCATGAGTGGGTGAAGCCCGTCGCCGTCTCGGCCATCAGCTTCATCGTGCTGGTGAACCTGTTTGGTATCCGCGCCGGTGCCTGGGTGCAGAACATCTTCACCGTGCTGAAGCTCGGCGCCGTGGCCATGTTGATCGCGGTGGGCCTGTACCTCGCCCGCGGCCATCTCGGCCTCGCCTTCGCGGCGGACCCGACGCACGACGTGCCGACGAGCATGGTGATCGGCGCGCTGCTGCCGGCGATGTTTGCCTACGGCGGTTTCCATTACCTCAACGACCTCGCCGGCGAAGTCCGTGATCCGCAGCGTACGCTGCCGCGCGCCCTCGGCCTGGGCATGGCCAGCGTCGTCGTCTGCTACGTGCTGATCAACATCGCCTACATGGCCGGCCTCGGCCATGCGGGCCTCGCCGCCAGCACCGCGCCGGCGGCGGACCTGATGCGCCGCGTGTTCGGCGAATCGGGTGCCACGGTCATCGCCGTCGGCATCGCCTGCTCCACGTTCGGTTACTGCAGCATCGCCATCGCGGGCGGTGCGCGCGTGCTGCAGGTGATGAGTGCGGACGGCATGTTCTTCCGGCCGATCGCGCGCATCGATGCGAAGTCCGGCGCACCGCGCGTGGCGCTGATGGTGCTTGGCGCGTGGGCGATCGCGCTGATCCTGTCGGGCAGCTTCGAAGCGCTGGTGGACTACACGACAGTGGGTGAGTGGCTGTCGCACGCGTTCGGGATCGCGACCATCTTCTGGTATCGCAACAAGCTGAAGTCCGAGCCCTCGCCGTACCTGGTGCCGGGCTATCCGTGGGTGCCGCTGATCTTCACCACCACGGTCCTCTGCGTCATCGTCGCCACCGCCATCACCCAGCCGCAGAACGCGGGCATGAGCCTGCTGATCATCGCCCTGGGCGTGCCGGTGTACTACCTCTGGCGCAAGCGCCTGAACCGATGA